One Leptospira saintgironsiae genomic region harbors:
- a CDS encoding AbrB/MazE/SpoVT family DNA-binding domain-containing protein, with translation MDASSVKKTTIRAIGNSAGATIPKVLLEKYNFHEGDTVFLLETEAGILLSPYDPDFEEAMDIYQEGSKKYRNALRELAK, from the coding sequence ATGGATGCTTCATCAGTAAAAAAAACAACAATTCGGGCAATAGGGAATTCCGCTGGGGCTACAATTCCTAAAGTACTTCTGGAAAAGTATAATTTTCATGAAGGGGATACTGTCTTTCTTTTGGAAACTGAAGCAGGCATTCTTTTGTCTCCATACGATCCTGATTTTGAAGAGGCTATGGACATTTACCAAGAAGGCTCTAAAAAATACCGTAATGCTTTAAGAGAATTGGCTAAATGA
- a CDS encoding type II toxin-antitoxin system death-on-curing family toxin, with protein MKQEPKWLNKKIVEAIHLDQVKQHGGSQGIRDQGLLESALDRPKNKWVYDSSSSIFDLAASLCIGIAKNHPFIDGNKRVAYMVTYVFLGLNGYSIEVPEEEVVSIMLRVADGSIDEINLSTWLKDSSNPRK; from the coding sequence ATGAAGCAAGAGCCTAAATGGTTAAATAAGAAAATCGTCGAAGCAATTCATTTAGATCAAGTTAAACAGCATGGTGGATCTCAGGGGATCCGAGACCAAGGGCTTCTGGAATCGGCTCTTGATCGCCCAAAGAATAAATGGGTATATGATTCATCTTCTAGTATTTTTGATTTAGCTGCTTCATTATGCATAGGAATAGCCAAGAATCATCCATTCATTGATGGGAATAAACGCGTAGCTTACATGGTTACGTATGTATTTCTCGGATTAAATGGATATAGTATAGAAGTGCCAGAAGAAGAAGTCGTATCGATTATGCTTCGAGTTGCAGATGGAAGCATAGATGAAATCAATTTATCAACTTGGTTAAAAGATAGTTCAAATCCTCGTAAGTAG